The Cyanobacteria bacterium GSL.Bin1 genome includes a window with the following:
- a CDS encoding ATP-binding cassette domain-containing protein produces the protein MTVQLLDRITHQYGSRLVLDEISLSVKPSKILCLMGPSGCGKTTLLNLLAGLVSPTAGKVAQSLSSVAYVFQEPRLFPWYTAVENIAIGLKAQRVNQTRRRQRAHTLAEKVGLADATHLYPQQLSGGMKQRVNLARAFAIDPSLLLLDEPFSSLDLGTRGQAQKLVMNWVAEHETTAILVTHDLAEAVLMADHLIVFSARPARMVYCWENEKPLQQRDAAYIYRILAQLQAVPEVAASFSLETPLSLF, from the coding sequence ATGACTGTACAATTACTCGATCGGATTACTCACCAATATGGATCGCGACTCGTTTTAGACGAGATTAGCCTCAGCGTTAAACCCAGCAAAATTTTGTGTCTGATGGGACCTTCTGGTTGTGGCAAAACGACTCTCCTCAATCTCCTTGCCGGTTTAGTCTCTCCCACTGCGGGAAAGGTCGCGCAAAGCCTATCATCCGTTGCTTATGTCTTTCAAGAACCTCGTTTATTCCCTTGGTACACCGCAGTAGAAAATATTGCCATTGGTCTGAAAGCCCAAAGAGTCAATCAAACACGACGACGGCAAAGAGCGCATACCCTCGCTGAAAAAGTGGGTTTAGCCGATGCCACTCACCTCTATCCCCAGCAACTCAGTGGCGGGATGAAACAACGGGTCAATCTGGCTAGAGCGTTTGCCATTGATCCCAGCTTACTATTATTGGATGAGCCTTTTAGTTCTCTTGATTTGGGAACACGAGGACAAGCCCAAAAATTAGTCATGAATTGGGTCGCCGAACACGAAACTACCGCTATTTTAGTCACTCACGATCTCGCCGAAGCAGTCCTCATGGCCGATCATTTAATCGTTTTTTCAGCGCGACCGGCTCGGATGGTTTATTGCTGGGAAAATGAAAAACCGCTTCAACAACGGGATGCTGCTTATATTTATCGGATTTTAGCTCAGTTGCAAGCCGTTCCAGAAGTCGCAGCGAGTTTTAGTCTTGAAACACCTCTCTCTCTTTTTTAA
- a CDS encoding ABC transporter permease subunit produces MGLISFIIILLLWQWAAQGYTSVILPSAIEVGVALQTLLWEGQVMSAVGATVFHALTGFGLAVIAGGLLGSLAGTQRRIKQALNPIATALLGTPPIAWLVLAMVWFGLGDTNSIFTVAVTVSPILFTASAETISTLDPRLLAVAQVYQMQGKVLFQSLYFPHLLSQLLPVMVTGLGLSWRVAIMSEVLATPTGIGAELNTARANLDTAQVMAWIVITIILVLTSDTLLRQLQKRLLPWTDKS; encoded by the coding sequence ATGGGGCTAATCTCTTTCATTATCATCCTTCTGCTGTGGCAATGGGCAGCCCAAGGCTACACCAGTGTGATTTTACCCAGCGCGATCGAAGTTGGAGTCGCCCTGCAAACCCTCCTCTGGGAAGGGCAAGTAATGTCTGCTGTGGGAGCAACGGTTTTTCATGCCCTCACCGGCTTCGGACTGGCAGTCATAGCAGGAGGACTCTTGGGCAGCCTTGCAGGGACACAGCGCCGAATTAAACAAGCTCTCAATCCCATTGCCACTGCCCTCTTAGGGACACCGCCCATTGCTTGGCTGGTCTTAGCGATGGTGTGGTTTGGCTTAGGGGATACCAACTCCATTTTTACGGTTGCCGTTACCGTCTCACCCATCCTGTTTACAGCAAGCGCGGAAACCATCAGTACTCTCGACCCTCGCTTGTTAGCGGTTGCTCAAGTTTACCAAATGCAAGGGAAAGTTCTGTTTCAATCTCTCTATTTTCCTCATCTCCTTTCTCAACTTCTTCCCGTGATGGTCACAGGATTAGGACTCTCTTGGCGGGTTGCCATCATGTCGGAAGTTTTAGCAACCCCAACAGGCATTGGTGCAGAACTCAATACGGCTCGAGCAAACCTTGATACGGCACAGGTTATGGCTTGGATTGTTATCACCATTATCTTAGTTTTAACCTCAGATACCTTACTGAGGCAACTGCAAAAGCGTCTTCTCCCTTGGACGGATAAAAGTTAG
- a CDS encoding tetratricopeptide repeat protein, with product MLLFLRNCFRFFLIQLSLIFICLPVNASPTNDLIESGLQQLYQENYQAAQSIFDEILNSNPEEIKAQQYRCFAHLNLENYDRAIADCSTALQQNPRLTQAYLWRGLAYYRSGNYPKAIKNYNQVLAQTPEHPQALYNRGLAQSAIAQYDQALADYNQALQSQSLDQQEKATIYNDRGIVYLEKQQYEMAKADFAKALAIDQNDSRTHYHLGCACHYLGEHQTAIFYFTKSLKHSPDNPSVYVSRGLAYEQLNQTQIAIEDLEIAANLLNHQGKAQAAIEVRRLIDQLQTTVANVSYV from the coding sequence ATGTTACTGTTTTTACGGAATTGCTTTCGTTTTTTTCTCATTCAATTGAGTTTAATTTTTATTTGTTTGCCCGTCAATGCGAGTCCGACAAATGATTTAATCGAGTCAGGTTTACAACAGCTCTATCAAGAAAATTATCAAGCAGCCCAATCCATTTTTGATGAGATTCTAAATAGCAATCCTGAAGAAATTAAAGCACAGCAGTATCGGTGTTTTGCTCATCTCAATCTAGAAAACTACGATCGCGCGATCGCTGATTGTTCTACAGCCTTGCAACAAAATCCCAGACTAACTCAGGCGTACTTATGGCGCGGTTTAGCTTATTATCGCAGTGGTAACTATCCGAAAGCGATTAAAAATTATAATCAAGTCTTAGCGCAAACTCCCGAACATCCCCAAGCGCTATACAATCGAGGATTGGCTCAAAGCGCGATCGCGCAGTATGATCAAGCCTTAGCTGATTATAATCAAGCCTTGCAATCTCAATCATTAGATCAACAAGAAAAAGCAACAATTTATAATGATCGGGGAATTGTTTATCTAGAAAAACAACAGTATGAAATGGCAAAAGCCGACTTTGCCAAAGCCCTAGCAATTGACCAGAATGATAGCCGAACTCATTATCATCTCGGTTGTGCTTGCCACTACTTAGGGGAACATCAAACTGCCATTTTTTACTTTACAAAATCCCTTAAACACTCTCCCGATAATCCTTCCGTTTATGTTAGCCGAGGACTCGCCTATGAGCAATTGAACCAGACACAAATAGCAATCGAAGATTTAGAAATTGCTGCTAATCTTCTCAATCATCAAGGGAAAGCGCAAGCAGCCATCGAAGTTCGTCGTCTGATTGATCAATTACAAACAACAGTCGCTAATGTTAGTTATGTCTAA
- a CDS encoding Uma2 family endonuclease, which yields MVTQLTQQGYTPAEYLEFEAEAETRHEFINGEIIPMAGGTTNHNELITNLCVLLKPSLRQQGKRLYSENVRLWIPSPKVFIYPDVMILEGEPAYYGESQTTVTNPVVIFEVLSDYTRDYDQGRKFNFYRSLETLQEYILVDQETTTVMIYRRDTSKNWHLTILDDATEVVKLDSVGVELSLTRIYEGVSL from the coding sequence ATGGTTACACAGTTAACACAACAAGGTTATACCCCTGCCGAGTACCTCGAATTTGAGGCAGAGGCAGAAACCCGTCATGAATTTATCAATGGAGAAATTATACCCATGGCAGGGGGAACCACGAACCATAATGAATTGATAACGAATTTATGTGTGTTGCTAAAACCGAGTTTAAGACAACAAGGAAAACGACTTTACTCGGAAAATGTACGTTTATGGATTCCATCTCCAAAGGTGTTTATCTATCCTGATGTCATGATTTTGGAAGGTGAACCAGCGTATTATGGCGAGAGTCAAACCACCGTCACCAATCCAGTGGTGATTTTTGAGGTTTTATCGGATTATACCCGCGATTATGATCAGGGACGCAAATTTAATTTCTACCGCAGTTTAGAAACGTTACAGGAATATATTTTAGTTGATCAAGAGACAACCACAGTCATGATCTATCGGCGAGACACAAGTAAGAATTGGCACTTAACTATCTTAGACGATGCCACCGAGGTAGTAAAGTTAGACTCAGTCGGTGTGGAACTTTCCTTAACGAGAATTTATGAAGGAGTTAGCCTCTAG
- a CDS encoding PhnD/SsuA/transferrin family substrate-binding protein: MKYNRRRFLQIMTASAGLAAASSCDRQTPPSQGEQLSSLGIGGSPILLAIPLAYLIEESRLSQKVPNLEFIPVRNHEQIKALLTSGQGQMAANPTLLSAGLYQREFPLRLLNVMIWGNIYVLSPDSSLTTWEDLRGKSVLIPFQGSMPEMIFRFLATQSGLNPDEDLTIVSTQDFQSTAQLLLVGQGEAGVFAEPRASAVVAKGKEQNIELFYSLDFRETWGEVTGQTARFPQAGVSILKSLTDQHPDVVELIHTELRNSLDWIQENPTAAAELGSKYMELPPAVIEQSLAKNRFEYLSAAEAQSELEVFYQSLMQVNPKLLGGKLPNADFYVEG, translated from the coding sequence ATGAAATACAATCGTCGCCGTTTTTTACAAATCATGACCGCCAGCGCAGGGTTAGCTGCTGCTAGTAGCTGCGATCGTCAAACGCCCCCTTCTCAGGGTGAACAACTGTCCTCTCTAGGGATTGGCGGTTCTCCTATTTTACTCGCCATTCCTCTTGCTTACCTAATTGAAGAAAGCCGTCTCTCGCAAAAAGTCCCCAATCTAGAGTTTATTCCCGTTCGCAACCACGAACAAATCAAAGCTTTGTTAACCTCTGGACAAGGACAGATGGCTGCCAACCCTACTTTACTGTCTGCTGGACTCTATCAACGGGAGTTTCCTCTACGCTTGCTCAATGTCATGATTTGGGGCAATATTTATGTTCTCTCTCCAGATAGTAGCCTTACCACTTGGGAAGATTTGCGCGGGAAGTCGGTTTTGATTCCATTTCAAGGCAGTATGCCAGAAATGATCTTCCGTTTTCTCGCTACTCAGTCGGGACTCAACCCAGATGAAGACCTAACCATTGTTTCTACTCAAGACTTTCAATCCACGGCTCAACTGTTGCTGGTGGGACAAGGAGAAGCAGGAGTATTTGCTGAACCTCGCGCTAGCGCTGTTGTCGCGAAAGGAAAAGAACAAAACATCGAGCTTTTTTACAGTTTAGATTTTCGAGAAACTTGGGGAGAAGTCACGGGTCAAACCGCACGTTTTCCGCAAGCAGGGGTTTCCATCTTAAAGAGTTTGACAGACCAGCATCCCGATGTAGTGGAATTAATCCATACTGAGTTGCGAAACTCTCTGGACTGGATACAAGAAAACCCCACCGCAGCAGCGGAGTTAGGGTCAAAATATATGGAACTACCGCCAGCAGTGATTGAGCAATCTTTGGCTAAAAATCGGTTTGAATATCTCAGCGCAGCGGAAGCGCAGTCAGAGTTGGAAGTCTTTTATCAGTCGCTGATGCAGGTCAATCCTAAACTTTTGGGAGGGAAACTGCCCAACGCTGATTTTTATGTTGAAGGGTAA
- a CDS encoding c-type cytochrome gives MIKKVIALIILISSVLIAPPAHAEPNGEQIFQANCAACHAGGSNRVMANKTLKKEALEKYNMDSKEAIVYQVTNGKRAMPAFRGRLKSSQIEAVAEYVLSQAEKGW, from the coding sequence ATGATCAAGAAAGTAATTGCATTAATCATTCTCATTTCTTCTGTTTTAATTGCACCTCCCGCTCACGCTGAACCCAATGGCGAACAAATTTTTCAAGCGAATTGTGCCGCTTGCCATGCTGGGGGAAGCAATCGAGTTATGGCAAATAAAACGCTGAAAAAAGAAGCGCTTGAGAAATATAATATGGATTCTAAAGAAGCGATTGTTTACCAAGTGACCAATGGAAAACGAGCAATGCCAGCTTTTCGAGGAAGATTAAAGTCATCTCAAATTGAAGCGGTGGCTGAGTATGTTTTAAGCCAAGCCGAAAAAGGATGGTAA
- a CDS encoding type II toxin-antitoxin system RelE/ParE family toxin: MSNDFSSIQILLTPRFKKDLAQLAKRYRSIRKDLEPLIEQLQAGEIVGDRVSNVNYQVFKVRLRNSDIKKGKRAGYRVIYYLKTKDRIILVTIYSKADWSDIQNKVIEEIIKTFES; encoded by the coding sequence ATGTCGAATGATTTCTCAAGTATCCAAATTCTACTCACCCCTCGCTTTAAAAAAGACCTCGCTCAACTAGCAAAACGTTACCGATCAATTCGCAAAGATTTAGAACCCCTCATTGAACAGCTACAAGCTGGAGAAATAGTGGGCGATCGCGTTTCCAATGTTAACTATCAGGTTTTCAAAGTTCGCCTCAGAAATAGCGATATCAAAAAAGGCAAAAGAGCAGGTTATCGGGTGATTTACTATCTCAAAACTAAGGATAGAATCATCTTGGTAACGATCTATTCAAAAGCCGACTGGTCTGACATCCAAAATAAGGTTATTGAAGAGATTATTAAGACATTTGAGAGTTGA